In Capricornis sumatraensis isolate serow.1 chromosome 16, serow.2, whole genome shotgun sequence, a genomic segment contains:
- the OR51T1 gene encoding olfactory receptor 51T1, producing MMIFNNTTSSPSTFLLTAFPGLELAHVWISIPVCCLYIIALLGNTMILFVIFVKQRLHKPMYYFLSMLSAADLCLTITTLPTVLGVLWFHAWEISVKACLIQMFFVHAFSFLESSVLAIMAFDRFMAICNPLKYATILKDMMILVIGLFICVRQLIFIFPMLLALKTVSFQERKELSHPFCYHPDIIRDTYSNPWINSFLGLFLQLYMSGTDLMFILVSYVLIIRAVLSIVAPKKQKKALNTCVCHICAVTIFYVPMISLSFTHRLLSSTPRVICSILANVYLLLPPVLNPIIYSLKTRTIRQAMLQLLQTKGSWSRNVRGLRGSWD from the coding sequence ATGATGATTTTCAATAACACCACATCTTCCCCTTCAACCTTCCTCCTCACTGCATTCCCTGGGCTGGAACTCGctcatgtctggatctccatccCTGTCTGCTGTCTCTACATCATTGCTCTCTTGGGAAATACTATGATCCTGTTTGTCATCTTTGTTAAGCAGCGTCTCCACAAGCCCATGTACTATTTCCTCTCTATGCTGTCAGCTGCTGATTTGTGTCTGACCATCACGACCCTCCCCACTGTGCTTGGGGTTCTCTGgtttcatgcctgggaaatcagCGTTAAAGCTTGCCtcattcaaatgttctttgtaCATGCTTTCTCCTTCCTGGAGTCTTCAGTGCTGGCAATTATGGCTTTTGACCGCTTCATGGCTATCTGTAACCCACTGAAATATGCCACTATCCTCAAGGACATGATGATTTTGGTGATCGGACTATTCATTTGCGTGCGACAACTAATTTTCATCTTTCCCATGCTTCTAGCCTTGAAGACTGTATCTTTCCAGGAAAGAAAGGAGCTTTCCCATCCATTTTGTTACCACCCAGATATAATCAGAGATACATATTCCAACCCCTGGATCAACAGCTTTTTGGGCTTGTTTCTTCAACTCTACATGAGTGGTACTGACTTAATGTTCATTCTTGTCTCCTATGTCCTGATAATTCGTGCTGTCCTGAGCATCGTGGCCCctaagaagcaaaagaaagctctCAACACTTGTGTGTGTCATATCTGTGCTGTCACTATTTTTTATGTGCCAATGATCAGCCTGTCCTTTACACATCGCCTCCTTAGCTCTACTCCGAGGGTGATCTGTAGCATTTTGGCCAATGTGTATTTGCTCTTACCACCTGTACTGAACCCTATCATTTACAGCTTGAAGACCAGGACGATCCGCCAGGCTATGCTCCAGCTACTTCAAACTAAAGGTTCATGGAGCCGTAATGTGAGGGGTCTTAGAGGATCGTGGGACTGA
- the OR51G2 gene encoding olfactory receptor 51G2 — translation MPLRSLENSSSMSSSFLLSGIPGLEHMHTWISIPLCFVYTVSILGNCTIIFIIKTEPSLHEPMYLFLSMLALTDLGLSLCTLPTVLGIFWVGARDIGHDACFAQLFFIHCLSFLESSVLLSMAFDRFVAICRPLHYASILTNTVIGRIGLASLGRSVALIIPLPFMLKRFPYCGSPVLSHSYCLHQEVMKLACADIRANSIYGMFVIVSTVGIDSLLILFSYALILRTVLSITSRAERLKALNTCVSHICAVLLFYTPMIGLSVIHRFGNQAPHLVQVILGFVYLLFPPLMNPIVYSVKTKQIRDRVTHAFCF, via the coding sequence ATGCCATTGAGGTCCCTGGagaacagcagcagcatgtcctcCAGCTTTCTGCTGAGTGGCATTCCCGGCCTGGAGCACATGCACACCTGGATCTCCATCCCACTGTGCTTCGTATACACAGTCTCCATCCTGGGCAACTGCACTATCATCTTTATCATTAAAACAGAGCCCTCGCTCCATGAGCCCATGTACCTCTTCCTGTCCATGCTGGCTCTGACTGACCTGGGTCTGTCTCTTTGCACCCTCCCTACAGTGCTGGGCATCTTTTGGGTTGGGGCACGAGACATTGGCCATGATGCCTGTTTTGCCCAGCTCTTTTTCATTCACTGCTTGTCCTTCCTGGAGTCCTCTGTACTCCTGTCTATGGCCTTTGACCGCTTTGTGGCCATTTGCCGCCCCTTGCACTATGCCTCCATTCTCACCAACACAGTCATTGGCAGGATCGGCCTGGCTTCTTTGGGTCGCAGTGTAGCACTCATTATTCCTTTACCTTTTATGCTCAAAAGATTCCCATATTGTGGCTCCCCAGTCCTCTCACATTCCTACTGCCTCCACCAGGAAGTGATGAAGTTGGCCTGTGCAGACATCAGAGCCAACAGCATTTACGGCATGTTTGTCATCGTTTCTACAGTGGGTATAGACTCACTGCTCATTCTCTTCTCCTATGCCCTGATCCTGCGCACCGTGCTGTCCATCACATCCAGGGCCGAGAGGCTCAAAGCTCTTAACACCTGTGTTTCCCACATCTGTGCTGTGCTCCTTTTCTACACTCCCATGATTGGCCTGTCTGTCATCCACCGCTTTGGGAACCAGGCACCTCATCTGGTCCAGGTGATTCTGGGCTTTGTGtatcttctcttccctcctctgaTGAATCCCATCGTCTACAGTGTGAAGACCAAACAGATCCGTGATCGTGTGACCCACGCCTTTTGTTTCTAG
- the LOC138092924 gene encoding olfactory receptor 51A7-like encodes MHTLNSSKAEITTFFLIGIPGLGHVHIWISVPICLMYLVAILGICTILFMIRTEPSLHAPMYYFLSTLAVSDLGLSLSSLPTLLQIFALNATGISPSACFAQEFFIHRFTNLESSVLLVMAFVRFLAICNPLRYSSILPNARVAKMGLVFFIKSMLLVLPFPFTLKRLTYCRKSLLSHSYCLQQDVMKLACSDNTVHFFYGFFVVLCMMTDSVFIAVSYVFILKTVMGIGFYKEQLKALNTCVSCICAVLIFYVPIISLASMHRFGKLKCPVAMILIAAIFLLVPPQMNPIVYCVKTQQIREKVLGKFGLK; translated from the exons ATGCACACTCTCAATTCCTCTAAGGCAGAGATCACCACCTTCTTCCTGATTGGAATCCCAGGACTTGGGCATGTTCACATATGGATCTCTGTCCCCATCTGCCTCATGTACCTGGTGGCCATCCTTGGCATTTGCACCATCCTCTTCATGATCAGGACAGAGCCCTCACTCCATGCACCCATGTACTATTTCCTTTCCACGTTGGCTGTCTCTGACCTGGGACTGTCCCTctcatccctccccaccctgctgcAGATCTTTGCTCTCAATGCTACAGGAATTTCCCCAAGTGCCTGCTTTGCTCAAGAATTCTTTATCCATCGATTCACAAATCTGGAGTCCTCAGTGCTCCTGGTCATGGCTTTTGTTcgctttttggccatctgcaaCCCCCTGAGATACAGTTCCATCCTCCCCAATGCCAGAGTGGCCAAAATGGGTCTGGTGTTTTTCATTAAAAGCATGCTCTTAGTGCTCCCATTTCCTTTCACTCTTAAAAGATTGACCTATTGTAGGAAGAGCCTACTTTCTCACTCTTACTGTCTCCAACAAGATGTCATGAAGCTTGCCTGCTCAGACAACACAGTCCACTTTTTCTATGGCTTCTTTGTTGTTCTCTGTATGATGACAGACAGCGTGTTCATTGCTGTGT cttatgtaTTCATCCTGAAGACTGTGATGGGAATTGGATTCTACAAGGAGCAGCTCAAGGCCCTcaacacctgtgtctcctgcatctgtgCTGTGCTCATCTTCTACGTGCCCATCATCTCTTTGGCTTCCATGCACCGCTTTGGCAAGCTCAAGTGCCCAGTGGCCATGATCCTCATTGCTGCCATTTTCTTGCTAGTGCCACCTCAGATGAATCCCATTGTCTACTGTGTGAAGACACAGCAAATTCGTGAGAAGGTTCTGGGGAAATTTGGTCTAAAATAA
- the OR51A7 gene encoding LOW QUALITY PROTEIN: olfactory receptor 51A7 (The sequence of the model RefSeq protein was modified relative to this genomic sequence to represent the inferred CDS: inserted 1 base in 1 codon), whose translation MAVLNNSEVQLFLLIGIPGLEHAHEWISIPICLLYLVAIMGNSTILFIIKTEPSLHEPMYYFLVMLAISDLGLSFSSLPTMLRIFLFNAMEISPNACFAQEFFIHGFTVMESSVLLVMSLDRFLAIHNPLRYNSLLTNNRVAKMGPILATRSLLLVLPFPFMLRRLKYCQKNVLSHSYCLHQDTMKLACSDNKINVIYGFFVALCTMLDLALIVLSYTLILKTVLSIASLAERLKTLNTCVSHFCAVLIFYVPIITLAAMHCFAKHKSPLAIILIADIFLLLPPLMNPIVYCVKTQQIREKXLGKISNIWRR comes from the exons ATGGCTGTTCTCAATAACTCTGAGGTCCAGCTTTTCCTTCTGATTGGAATTCCAGGATTGGAACATGCCCACGAGTGGATCTCCATTCCCATATGCCTCCTATATCTGGTTGCCATCATGGGCAACAGTACCATTCTCTTTATCATAAAGACAGAGCCCTCACTTCATGAACCCATGTATTATTTTCTTGTCATGTTGGCTATCTCTGACCTGGGCCtgtccttctcctctctccctacCATGCTGAGAATCTTCTTGTTCAATGCCATGGAAATTTCACCCAATGCCTGCTTTGCTCAAGAATTTTTCATCCATGGATTCACAGTCATGGAGTCCTCAGTACTGCTGGTCATGTCTTTGGATCGCTTTCTTGCCATTCACAATCCCCTGAGATATAATTCTCTCCTCACTAACAACAGAGTTGCTAAAATGGGACCAATTTTAGCCACCAGGAGCCTTCTCTTAGTGCTTCCATTTCCTTTCATGCTAAGGAGATTGAAATATTGTCAGAAGAATGTCCTTTCTCACTCATACTGTCTTCATCAGGATACCATGAAGCTGGCCTGCTCTGACAACAAGATTAATGTTATCTATGGTTTCTTTGTTGCTCTCTGTACTATGCTGGACTTGGCTCTCATTGTTCTCTCTTATACACTGATCCTGAAGACGGTGCTCAGCATTGCATCTTTGGCAGAAAGACTTAAGACCCTTAACACCTGTGTCTCCCATTTCTGTGCTGTACTCATTTTCTATGTGCCCATTATTACACTGGCTGCTATGCACTGCTTTGCCAAGCACAAAAGCCCCCTTGCTATAATCCTTATTGCAGACATATTCTTGTTGTTGCCACCCCTAATGAACCCCATTGTGTATTGTGTAAAGACTCAACAAATCCGGGAGA GTCTTGGGAAGATATCTAACATATGGAGGAGAtaa